From the genome of Archangium lipolyticum, one region includes:
- a CDS encoding glycerate kinase, translating into MKVSRWLVAPQEYKGTLTAAEAAAALSEGLRQGAPGVELDVAPLADGGPGTVDALLTGVGGERVTLTVQGPLGAPVRATYGLLDSGRTAVIEMAAASGLSLLAPGQRDPRRASTSGTGELMRAALDGGCERLILGLGGSATNDGGTGALAALGFRFLDAHGTPLPPGGAALKRLTRVETNGRHPRLAQVELLVATDVTAPLLGPDGASHLFGPQKGADAAAVAELEASLAHLAEVVSPGLAHLPGAGAAGGFGYGLAALAGGKLVSGYGLVARTLRLPERLAAAEAVLTGEGRFDRQTALGKGPGALAREARGLGKRTVMFAGIVAPDVDASTSPFDAVVEVSAIAPSGVSHSEALRHAGRLWASQQGART; encoded by the coding sequence ATGAAGGTGAGCCGCTGGCTCGTGGCGCCCCAGGAGTACAAGGGCACCCTCACCGCCGCCGAGGCCGCCGCCGCACTCTCCGAGGGGCTGCGCCAGGGGGCGCCCGGGGTGGAGCTGGACGTGGCACCGCTCGCGGATGGGGGCCCGGGCACGGTGGACGCGCTGCTCACGGGCGTGGGCGGCGAGCGGGTGACGCTCACCGTCCAGGGGCCTCTCGGCGCGCCCGTGCGGGCCACCTACGGGCTGCTGGACTCGGGGCGCACGGCCGTCATCGAGATGGCCGCGGCCTCCGGGCTGTCCCTGCTCGCACCCGGACAGAGGGACCCACGTCGTGCCTCCACCTCCGGCACCGGCGAGCTGATGCGCGCGGCGCTGGATGGGGGCTGCGAACGGCTCATCCTCGGGCTCGGGGGCAGCGCCACCAATGATGGCGGCACGGGGGCGCTCGCGGCGCTCGGGTTCCGGTTCCTCGACGCGCACGGCACTCCCCTTCCTCCGGGTGGGGCCGCGTTGAAGCGGCTCACGCGGGTGGAGACGAACGGGCGGCATCCTCGGCTCGCCCAGGTGGAGCTGCTGGTGGCCACGGATGTCACCGCGCCACTGCTGGGGCCGGATGGGGCCTCGCACCTCTTCGGTCCCCAGAAGGGCGCGGACGCGGCGGCCGTGGCCGAGTTGGAGGCGTCCCTGGCCCACCTCGCCGAGGTCGTTTCCCCCGGGCTCGCCCACCTTCCCGGCGCGGGCGCCGCGGGAGGCTTTGGCTACGGGCTCGCGGCGCTGGCCGGAGGGAAGCTCGTCTCCGGGTACGGCCTGGTGGCCCGGACACTCCGGCTGCCCGAGCGGCTCGCCGCCGCGGAGGCCGTGCTCACCGGCGAGGGACGCTTCGACCGGCAGACGGCGCTCGGCAAGGGCCCGGGTGCGCTGGCCAGGGAGGCGCGAGGACTCGGCAAGCGCACGGTGATGTTCGCGGGAATCGTCGCACCCGACGTCGATGCGAGCACCTCGCCCTTCGACGCGGTGGTCGAAGTGTCCGCGATTGCCCCGTCAGGTGTCTCCCATTCCGAGGCACTGCGTCATGCTGGTAGACTCTGGGCCTCCCAACAAGGAGCGCGCACATGA
- a CDS encoding TonB family protein: MPATVAPTRSFPWLLLAVLSLSSVNAWAQAYEGARREEVDGGVHTPVLTKAPELLHFVEAVYPPEAAKAGRAASVEMLITIDEKGQVSDAQVTTPVGEGFDEAALAAVRQFQFSPAEVDGVPAPIQIQYVYNFVLQPPKVEESAPPPPPAQATLTGQLLARGSRSRVGGATVRCGDDPEAPEALSDEEGQFTLKVTPGACDVRVVANDFHLFTTKETLAQDEKLEVIYYLLPKAPGYETVVRGTREKKEVVRRTLERQELQKVPGTFGDPIRVLQNLPGVARAPFVLGQLIVRGAAPDQTLTFFDGVQVPLLYHLGGGPSVLNADFIDKVDFFPGGFGSRYGRAVGGIVDVATRKGAKDTLHGSVKIDLLDSGFFVEAPVAPGISVAAAARRSYVDVLLPMVLPEDPEGGTLLVLPRYWDYQLRVDFGAKNAEPGPGGRSTGYVMAFGSDDLLSVVATGGGRNRDVTVDARTLFHRVKGDWTYRLGGFTSVFTPYAGYDLAGLGFGETKLDANVWSIGGREDLSLELLPWLTARAGADARFEHTVAEGTLPVLGGVQYPAFPGAEPKAEVQTIKRVVNAFDGALYGELDIEAGPVTLTPGLRATYARIYGQERFVYDPRLWVNVKASEKTALKGSVGLYSQPPQAFNLEPAPLGNPALTHERAFQTSLGVEQQLTDIISVDVTGYYNRRYDLVVSPGATVQNEDGTLTRYQYSNLGLGRAYGVEVMLRHAVTRDFFGWLAYTFNRSEQRRAGGDDYELTTWDQTHILTAVASYRLPANFELGARMRYVTGRPTTPLQHTFDVYSVDRNRFYGTFGAENSIRFKPFHQLDLRLERSWLFQSWTLSAYVDVQNVYNASNVEATFYDYRYRELFEVPGIPILPVVGVKGSF, encoded by the coding sequence ATGCCCGCCACCGTGGCCCCAACCCGCTCCTTCCCCTGGTTGTTGCTCGCCGTCCTCTCCCTCTCCTCCGTGAACGCGTGGGCCCAGGCCTACGAGGGTGCACGCAGGGAGGAGGTGGATGGCGGTGTCCATACTCCGGTGCTGACGAAGGCACCCGAGCTCCTCCACTTCGTGGAGGCCGTCTATCCGCCCGAGGCCGCGAAGGCGGGCAGGGCAGCGTCGGTGGAGATGCTCATCACCATCGACGAGAAGGGCCAGGTGTCCGACGCGCAGGTGACGACGCCGGTGGGCGAGGGCTTCGACGAGGCGGCGCTCGCGGCGGTGCGGCAGTTCCAGTTCTCCCCGGCCGAGGTCGACGGTGTGCCGGCTCCGATTCAAATCCAGTACGTCTACAACTTCGTCCTCCAGCCGCCGAAGGTGGAGGAGAGCGCGCCGCCTCCGCCTCCCGCGCAGGCCACCCTCACGGGCCAGTTGCTGGCGCGTGGCAGCCGCTCGCGCGTGGGTGGGGCCACGGTGCGCTGCGGTGATGATCCGGAGGCGCCCGAGGCGCTCTCGGACGAGGAGGGCCAGTTCACCCTGAAGGTGACGCCCGGCGCCTGTGACGTGCGCGTGGTGGCCAACGACTTCCACCTCTTCACGACGAAGGAGACGCTCGCTCAGGACGAGAAGTTGGAGGTCATCTACTACCTGCTGCCCAAGGCCCCGGGCTACGAGACGGTGGTGCGCGGCACGCGCGAGAAGAAGGAGGTGGTGCGCCGCACCCTGGAGCGTCAGGAGTTGCAGAAGGTGCCCGGTACCTTCGGTGACCCCATTCGCGTGCTGCAGAACCTGCCCGGTGTGGCGCGCGCGCCCTTCGTCCTGGGGCAGCTCATCGTGCGCGGCGCGGCGCCGGACCAGACGCTCACCTTCTTCGATGGCGTGCAGGTGCCGCTCCTCTACCACCTGGGCGGTGGGCCCTCGGTGCTCAACGCCGACTTCATCGACAAGGTGGACTTCTTCCCAGGCGGCTTCGGTTCGCGCTACGGCCGGGCGGTGGGCGGCATCGTGGACGTGGCCACGCGCAAGGGCGCCAAGGACACGCTGCACGGCTCGGTGAAGATCGACCTGCTGGACTCGGGCTTCTTCGTGGAGGCGCCCGTCGCTCCCGGCATCTCGGTGGCCGCCGCGGCGCGCCGCTCGTACGTGGACGTGCTGCTGCCCATGGTGCTGCCCGAGGACCCCGAGGGTGGCACGCTGCTCGTGCTGCCGCGCTACTGGGACTACCAGCTGCGCGTGGACTTCGGCGCGAAGAACGCGGAGCCTGGCCCGGGAGGGCGCAGCACCGGCTACGTGATGGCCTTCGGCTCGGACGACCTGCTGAGCGTGGTGGCCACGGGCGGCGGCCGCAACCGTGACGTCACCGTGGACGCGCGCACCCTCTTCCACCGGGTCAAGGGTGACTGGACGTACCGCCTCGGTGGCTTCACCTCCGTCTTCACCCCGTACGCGGGCTACGACCTGGCCGGCCTGGGCTTCGGCGAGACGAAGCTCGACGCGAACGTCTGGTCGATCGGCGGGCGCGAGGATCTGTCGCTGGAGCTGCTGCCCTGGCTCACCGCGCGCGCTGGCGCGGACGCCCGGTTCGAGCACACGGTGGCCGAGGGCACGCTCCCGGTCCTCGGTGGCGTCCAGTACCCGGCCTTCCCCGGCGCCGAGCCCAAGGCGGAGGTGCAGACCATCAAGCGGGTGGTCAACGCCTTCGATGGCGCGCTCTACGGCGAGCTGGACATCGAGGCCGGACCGGTGACGCTGACGCCGGGCCTGCGCGCCACCTATGCCCGCATCTACGGGCAGGAGCGCTTCGTCTACGACCCGCGGCTGTGGGTGAACGTCAAGGCGTCGGAGAAGACGGCGCTCAAGGGCAGCGTGGGCCTCTACAGCCAGCCGCCGCAGGCGTTCAACCTGGAGCCGGCGCCGCTGGGCAATCCGGCCCTCACCCACGAGCGCGCCTTCCAGACGAGCCTGGGTGTGGAGCAGCAGCTCACCGACATCATCAGCGTGGACGTCACGGGCTACTACAACCGGCGCTACGACCTGGTCGTCTCTCCGGGCGCCACGGTGCAGAACGAGGACGGCACGCTGACGCGCTACCAGTACTCGAACCTGGGTCTGGGGCGCGCGTATGGCGTGGAGGTGATGTTGCGGCACGCGGTGACGCGCGACTTCTTCGGCTGGCTGGCCTACACGTTCAACCGCTCCGAGCAGCGTCGCGCGGGCGGCGATGACTACGAGCTGACCACGTGGGACCAGACGCACATCCTCACCGCGGTGGCCAGCTACCGGCTGCCGGCCAACTTCGAGCTGGGCGCGCGCATGCGCTACGTCACCGGCCGGCCCACCACGCCGCTGCAGCACACCTTCGACGTGTACAGCGTGGACCGCAACCGCTTCTACGGCACCTTCGGCGCGGAGAACTCCATCCGCTTCAAGCCCTTCCACCAGTTGGACTTGAGGCTGGAGCGGAGCTGGCTCTTCCAGAGCTGGACGCTGTCCGCCTACGTCGACGTGCAGAACGTCTACAACGCCTCCAATGTGGAGGCGACCTTCTACGACTACCGTTACCGCGAGCTCTTCGAGGTGCCTGGCATCCCGATCCTCCCGGTCGTCGGCGTCAAGGGGAGCTTCTAA
- a CDS encoding methylase, producing the protein MTSLDRKTRGRTTHQRLQALDVFLVHRERELLARDGGAWARAAFVDLGFGEHPWTTLESARAFRELNPGLPVVGVELEPQRVQSAQTHADALTDFREGGFELPLWPGETVRLIRAMNLLRGYRPEEVPGIHRKLGEALLEGGLLVEGSTDTPGAVLVAHLLRRVPEGLSREALLFHTDFSRGFAPVLFRDWLPRDFRRRVKPGEPIHAFFADWTAAWQEAREEGHVEPPEAFRHSVLRLASRVEGVTTEPWLLDEGFLLWRPPGGVFR; encoded by the coding sequence ATGACCTCCCTGGACAGGAAGACGCGAGGAAGGACGACTCATCAGCGCCTGCAGGCGCTCGATGTGTTCCTGGTCCACCGCGAGCGTGAGCTGCTGGCCCGTGATGGGGGCGCGTGGGCGCGAGCCGCCTTCGTGGACCTCGGTTTCGGCGAACACCCGTGGACCACGCTCGAGAGCGCCCGGGCCTTCCGCGAGCTCAACCCGGGACTCCCGGTGGTGGGGGTGGAGTTGGAGCCCCAACGGGTGCAGTCCGCCCAGACCCATGCCGATGCGCTCACCGACTTCCGGGAGGGCGGGTTCGAGCTGCCCCTGTGGCCCGGGGAGACCGTCCGCCTCATCCGCGCCATGAACCTGCTGCGCGGCTACCGCCCCGAGGAGGTGCCCGGCATCCACCGGAAGCTGGGCGAGGCGCTGCTCGAGGGCGGGCTGCTCGTCGAGGGCAGCACGGACACGCCCGGGGCGGTGCTGGTGGCGCATCTGCTCCGGCGCGTCCCGGAGGGCCTCTCGCGCGAGGCGTTGCTGTTCCACACCGACTTCAGCCGGGGCTTCGCGCCCGTGCTCTTCCGTGACTGGCTGCCTCGGGATTTTCGCCGCCGGGTGAAACCCGGAGAGCCCATCCACGCCTTCTTCGCCGATTGGACGGCGGCGTGGCAGGAGGCTCGCGAGGAGGGACACGTGGAGCCCCCCGAGGCCTTCCGGCACTCCGTCCTCCGGCTGGCCTCACGTGTCGAGGGGGTCACGACCGAGCCGTGGCTGCTCGACGAGGGCTTCCTGCTCTGGAGGCCTCCTGGGGGCGTCTTCCGGTGA
- a CDS encoding AraC family transcriptional regulator, whose translation MPATTQPIRWTEQVSAPASLAERVEFMLWVPPDVSITWEHEVIPDANVDLLLELSDERCRALLYGPLTHTIHVPTRAHHGYLVVHFHPGAMPRLVDASPSELVNEAVELRTLGGVSLDAMGERLLAAGSLERMSEVLVPLLEQVPYPSGDSFDRALRRMAARSEPLRPGVLADELHLSTRTLQRAFKERVGFSPRMYTRIARLQEALSVLRTTPGCSISEVAHRIGYADHAHMTREFRELTGRTPSHFRQPA comes from the coding sequence ATGCCCGCCACGACCCAGCCGATCCGGTGGACTGAGCAGGTGTCCGCACCCGCTTCCCTGGCCGAGCGCGTGGAGTTCATGCTCTGGGTGCCGCCCGACGTCTCCATCACCTGGGAGCACGAGGTCATCCCGGACGCCAACGTGGACCTGCTCCTGGAGCTGTCGGACGAGCGCTGCCGGGCCCTCCTCTATGGTCCGCTGACGCACACCATCCATGTGCCGACCCGAGCCCATCATGGCTACCTGGTCGTGCACTTCCACCCAGGGGCCATGCCCCGGCTCGTGGATGCCAGCCCCTCGGAGCTGGTCAACGAGGCCGTGGAGCTGCGGACGCTGGGAGGTGTCTCGCTCGACGCCATGGGGGAGCGGCTGCTGGCGGCCGGCTCGTTGGAGCGGATGAGCGAGGTGCTCGTTCCACTGTTGGAGCAGGTGCCCTACCCTTCCGGTGACAGCTTCGACCGGGCCCTGCGCCGCATGGCCGCGCGGTCGGAGCCCCTGCGTCCGGGCGTGCTGGCGGACGAGCTCCATCTCAGCACGCGAACACTGCAACGGGCCTTCAAGGAGCGCGTGGGATTCTCACCGCGCATGTACACCCGCATCGCCCGGCTCCAGGAGGCCCTGTCCGTCCTGCGTACCACCCCCGGCTGCTCCATCTCCGAGGTGGCACACCGCATCGGCTACGCCGACCACGCGCACATGACGCGGGAGTTCCGCGAGCTGACGGGCCGGACCCCGAGCCACTTCCGCCAGCCGGCCTGA
- a CDS encoding C45 family autoproteolytic acyltransferase/hydolase, whose protein sequence is MTTLRVIECRGTPRQIGQQWGEASRENLRASAEYLFQTMALGPLKAPREDVMRAALKLEANVRAFDPGALELIQGQAEGAGLPYEDAFALQCTLELAINYAQVGAMCTSLAVTGEATADGQALIGQTIDWNPDATVELLRIRHSDGREQLSLCLSGSPYYHLNSDGVGNCANLTLVAPKPCPSLVPLSVYVPKAMRQPSLSAALEVLVTAARGIGYYHLADAHGRVVGIESTYDDHVLLQPERGVLVHANHYQSERFREQDITRQFVPCTVKRKDRIAERVAAEHGRLTPESVMRLLGDHGTPEGRICMHDTPAAPGTMPMETKATVVMAPARRTMWVAVGPACREPFTEIRL, encoded by the coding sequence ATGACGACGCTTCGAGTCATCGAGTGCCGTGGGACTCCGCGACAGATTGGCCAGCAATGGGGCGAGGCGAGCCGGGAGAACCTGCGCGCCTCGGCCGAGTACCTCTTCCAGACCATGGCCCTGGGACCCTTGAAGGCGCCTCGCGAGGACGTGATGCGAGCGGCGTTGAAGCTGGAGGCCAACGTGCGAGCCTTCGACCCGGGGGCCCTCGAGCTCATCCAGGGGCAGGCCGAGGGCGCGGGCCTGCCGTACGAGGATGCCTTCGCGCTCCAGTGCACGCTGGAGCTGGCCATCAACTACGCCCAAGTAGGAGCCATGTGCACCTCGCTGGCCGTCACCGGCGAGGCCACCGCCGACGGTCAGGCGCTCATCGGGCAGACGATCGACTGGAACCCGGACGCCACGGTGGAGCTGCTCCGCATCCGCCACTCGGATGGACGCGAGCAACTCTCGCTGTGCCTGTCCGGCTCGCCGTACTACCACCTCAACAGTGATGGGGTGGGCAACTGCGCCAACCTCACGCTCGTCGCGCCGAAGCCGTGCCCCTCGCTGGTGCCGCTGAGCGTGTACGTGCCCAAGGCGATGCGCCAACCAAGCCTCTCGGCGGCACTGGAGGTGCTCGTCACGGCGGCGCGGGGCATCGGCTACTACCACCTCGCGGACGCACACGGGCGCGTGGTGGGCATCGAGAGCACGTACGACGACCACGTGCTGCTCCAGCCGGAGCGAGGAGTGCTCGTCCACGCCAACCACTACCAGTCCGAGCGCTTCCGCGAGCAGGACATCACCCGCCAGTTCGTTCCCTGCACCGTCAAGCGCAAGGACCGCATCGCGGAGCGGGTGGCCGCCGAGCACGGGCGGCTCACACCCGAGTCGGTGATGCGCCTGCTCGGCGACCACGGCACGCCCGAGGGCCGTATCTGCATGCACGACACGCCGGCGGCACCAGGGACGATGCCGATGGAGACCAAGGCCACGGTGGTGATGGCCCCCGCGCGCCGCACGATGTGGGTGGCCGTGGGGCCCGCGTGCCGCGAGCCCTTCACCGAGATTCGCCTCTGA
- a CDS encoding hemerythrin domain-containing protein, producing the protein MKVDELKYEILAQHHILRALLVNLGDVARKVAEGDASCEMVLRQGAHQLSTELLRHMADEERILEELARAGHAPSAEHLADLHHNHAHQRQMLASFDTRVDSVQSTRRLGEFIEAMTQAVTLDMEHEEAALFGMRPFMLTPVRSQVSLVS; encoded by the coding sequence ATGAAGGTCGATGAACTCAAGTATGAGATTCTCGCGCAGCACCACATCCTCCGTGCGTTGCTGGTGAACCTCGGGGACGTGGCCCGGAAGGTGGCCGAGGGGGACGCTTCCTGCGAGATGGTGCTGCGCCAGGGCGCCCACCAGCTCTCCACCGAGCTCCTGCGCCACATGGCCGACGAGGAGCGGATCCTCGAAGAGCTCGCCCGCGCGGGTCATGCCCCGTCCGCCGAGCACCTCGCGGACCTCCACCACAACCACGCCCATCAGCGCCAGATGCTCGCCTCCTTCGACACGCGCGTGGACAGCGTCCAGTCCACGCGGCGGCTCGGGGAGTTCATCGAGGCGATGACCCAGGCCGTCACCCTCGACATGGAGCACGAGGAGGCGGCCCTCTTCGGCATGCGGCCCTTCATGCTGACGCCGGTCCGGAGCCAGGTGTCGCTGGTCTCCTGA
- a CDS encoding NUDIX hydrolase, translated as MRAPGVLRAREALVAHARPAVAVDLVILTLLDGALSVLLVRRGEPPFEGKLALPGGFLRVGDGVEDQGEDLDAAAARELEEETGLGVGDVLLEQFSTFGRPGRDPRMRVLSVAYYALVRSDLAKRVRAGGDAAETCWVPVAELREGVLAFDHEDILRVALARMREKVDTSALAFSLVPETFTIPELRAVYSAVKGEPQDPGNFRRRVTRLIEDGVLEKAPGVRRTASKPAALYRFRASHPSPSGRGTG; from the coding sequence GTGAGAGCGCCCGGGGTCCTCCGGGCCCGCGAGGCGCTGGTGGCCCACGCGCGCCCGGCGGTGGCGGTGGACCTGGTCATCCTGACGCTGCTGGACGGCGCGCTGAGCGTGCTGCTGGTGCGCCGGGGAGAGCCTCCGTTCGAGGGGAAGCTGGCGTTGCCGGGTGGCTTCCTGCGGGTGGGGGACGGGGTGGAGGACCAGGGCGAGGACCTGGACGCGGCGGCGGCGCGCGAGCTGGAGGAGGAGACGGGGCTCGGGGTGGGGGACGTGCTGCTGGAGCAGTTCTCCACCTTCGGCCGGCCGGGGAGGGATCCGCGCATGCGGGTGCTCTCGGTGGCGTACTACGCGCTGGTGCGCTCGGACCTGGCGAAGCGGGTGCGTGCGGGCGGAGACGCGGCGGAGACGTGCTGGGTGCCGGTGGCGGAGCTGCGCGAGGGGGTGCTGGCCTTCGACCACGAGGACATCCTCCGGGTGGCGCTGGCGCGGATGCGGGAGAAGGTGGACACGTCGGCGCTGGCGTTCTCGCTGGTGCCGGAGACCTTCACCATTCCCGAGCTGCGCGCGGTGTACTCCGCGGTGAAGGGCGAGCCGCAGGATCCAGGCAACTTCCGGCGTCGGGTGACACGGCTCATCGAGGACGGTGTGCTGGAGAAGGCGCCGGGGGTGCGGCGGACGGCCTCGAAACCCGCCGCTCTGTACCGATTCCGAGCCTCACACCCCTCTCCCTCTGGGAGAGGGACGGGGTGA
- a CDS encoding nicotinamidase — translation MPLPIPEFHDEKRVGSLYLERAARVTEEARRYAVAHKVKPAREDRVRIAAFGIDVQVAFCQPEASLFVPGAVEDSQRTLRWLYSHLDRITGLVFSLDTHRVFQIFHPAWWQDAEGRPPAPLTPITSAEIRAGKWRATRHPEESLHYCERLEATGRYVLTVWPYHALLGGLSHALLPAMMEASLFHSVARDTQTRFEQKGEEPLTENYSVLSPEVTEVSGRKVGEFNQDLFDHLLTFDRVYVFGQAKSHCVLSTLLDLKQHIEATDRSKMGRIHILEDAMSPVPAPPLDPLPPGLDFPRVANEAMRTFQEAGMKVVRTTDPLDV, via the coding sequence ATGCCGTTGCCCATTCCCGAGTTCCATGACGAGAAGCGCGTGGGCTCGCTGTACCTGGAGCGTGCCGCGCGGGTGACCGAGGAGGCCCGGCGTTACGCCGTGGCCCATAAGGTGAAACCGGCACGAGAGGACCGTGTACGCATCGCCGCGTTCGGTATCGACGTGCAGGTGGCCTTCTGCCAGCCGGAGGCGAGCCTCTTCGTGCCCGGTGCGGTGGAGGACTCGCAGCGCACGCTGCGGTGGCTGTACTCGCACCTGGATCGCATCACCGGCCTGGTGTTCTCGCTGGACACGCACCGCGTCTTCCAGATCTTCCATCCGGCATGGTGGCAGGACGCGGAGGGCCGGCCGCCCGCACCGCTGACGCCGATTACGTCGGCGGAGATCCGTGCGGGGAAGTGGCGGGCCACGCGCCACCCGGAGGAGAGCCTGCACTACTGCGAGCGGCTGGAGGCCACGGGCCGGTACGTGCTGACGGTGTGGCCGTACCACGCGCTGCTCGGGGGCCTGAGCCACGCGCTGCTGCCAGCGATGATGGAGGCGAGCCTCTTCCACTCGGTGGCGAGGGACACGCAGACGCGCTTCGAGCAGAAGGGCGAGGAGCCGCTGACGGAGAACTACTCGGTGCTGTCGCCCGAGGTGACGGAGGTGTCCGGGAGGAAGGTGGGCGAGTTCAACCAGGACCTCTTCGACCACCTGCTGACGTTCGACCGGGTGTACGTGTTCGGGCAGGCGAAGTCGCACTGCGTGCTGTCGACACTGCTGGACTTGAAGCAGCACATCGAGGCGACGGACCGCTCGAAGATGGGGCGCATCCACATCCTGGAGGACGCGATGAGCCCGGTGCCGGCGCCGCCGCTGGACCCGTTGCCGCCGGGGTTGGACTTCCCGCGCGTGGCCAACGAGGCGATGCGGACGTTCCAGGAGGCGGGGATGAAGGTGGTGCGGACCACCGACCCGTTGGACGTGTGA
- a CDS encoding nicotinate phosphoribosyltransferase — protein MGSSLLATDGYKFSMAEAGWPLRRETFYYSHRKGGQQVVPLDIESYVRALLPEPTESDYAYLARNSYEMGAGFKAAIQQKDKLVIRALPKGARFYAREPVFTLTGPSALVSWLEPLLLQLNFRIQVATQALADREGLAKALAALSCEEEKRIALETLDAVGVKPVPMTVDSEGYHARVMAVVRDLVDAVKDPSRIFEVGLRAATCMEQHEIALRACKEAGVMRTSNVYGAWKLGMIPVGTMGHEHVQRYGEDEAAFRAIRERRPERSSYLLDTYDTLTSGLPKAFRIIHEAPEAGDSIRFDSGDKKKQYTQAVSRAQAEGIKPVLILEDGLDAQATREFEAMRVEYGWEPSKQFYGYGGFIVARTMACPFTRDRVAAVYKLSRTGHVPTMKFGNELAEGKQSIPGVPVVFRRRSGAGPIGLIGQEGEPVPEGYELLSGASPEAASAIPTDGAGEQRVAYTPATQKLVEELRHHHFPQGRAR, from the coding sequence ATGGGGAGTTCGCTGCTCGCGACGGACGGCTACAAGTTCAGCATGGCGGAGGCCGGCTGGCCGCTGCGCCGGGAGACGTTCTACTACTCGCACCGCAAGGGGGGGCAGCAGGTTGTGCCATTGGACATCGAGTCCTACGTGCGCGCCCTGCTCCCGGAGCCGACCGAGAGCGACTACGCCTATCTGGCGCGCAACAGCTATGAGATGGGGGCGGGCTTCAAGGCGGCCATCCAGCAGAAGGACAAGCTGGTCATCCGGGCCCTGCCGAAGGGCGCGCGCTTCTACGCGCGAGAGCCGGTGTTCACGCTGACGGGGCCCTCGGCGCTGGTGTCGTGGCTGGAGCCGCTGCTGCTGCAGCTCAACTTCCGCATCCAGGTGGCCACGCAGGCGCTGGCGGATCGCGAGGGCCTGGCGAAGGCGCTCGCGGCGCTGTCGTGCGAGGAGGAGAAGCGCATCGCCCTGGAGACGCTGGACGCGGTGGGCGTGAAGCCGGTGCCCATGACGGTGGACTCCGAGGGGTACCACGCGCGGGTGATGGCGGTGGTGCGCGACCTGGTGGACGCGGTGAAGGACCCGAGCCGCATCTTCGAGGTGGGGCTGCGCGCGGCCACGTGCATGGAGCAGCACGAGATCGCCCTGCGGGCCTGCAAGGAGGCGGGGGTGATGCGCACCAGCAACGTGTACGGGGCGTGGAAGCTGGGGATGATTCCGGTGGGCACCATGGGCCACGAGCACGTGCAGCGCTACGGGGAGGACGAGGCGGCCTTCCGGGCCATCCGCGAGCGGCGGCCGGAGCGCTCGAGCTACCTGCTGGACACCTACGACACGCTCACCTCGGGCCTACCCAAGGCCTTCCGCATCATCCACGAGGCGCCCGAGGCGGGGGACTCCATCCGCTTCGACTCGGGGGACAAGAAGAAGCAGTACACGCAGGCGGTGTCGCGGGCGCAGGCGGAGGGCATCAAGCCGGTGCTCATCCTGGAGGACGGGTTGGACGCGCAGGCCACGCGCGAGTTCGAGGCGATGCGCGTCGAGTACGGCTGGGAGCCCTCGAAGCAGTTCTACGGGTACGGTGGCTTCATCGTGGCGCGCACCATGGCGTGCCCCTTCACGCGGGACCGGGTGGCGGCGGTGTACAAGCTGTCGCGTACGGGCCACGTGCCGACGATGAAGTTCGGCAACGAGCTGGCCGAGGGCAAGCAGAGCATTCCGGGCGTGCCGGTGGTGTTCCGGCGCCGGAGCGGCGCGGGGCCCATCGGGCTCATCGGCCAGGAGGGCGAGCCGGTGCCCGAGGGCTACGAGCTGCTCTCAGGAGCCAGCCCCGAGGCGGCCTCGGCGATTCCCACGGACGGGGCCGGGGAGCAGCGTGTCGCCTATACGCCGGCCACGCAGAAGCTGGTGGAGGAGCTGCGCCACCATCACTTCCCTCAGGGTCGCGCACGATAA